One Amaranthus tricolor cultivar Red isolate AtriRed21 chromosome 1, ASM2621246v1, whole genome shotgun sequence DNA window includes the following coding sequences:
- the LOC130808407 gene encoding uncharacterized protein LOC130808407, translating to MTEITKRLFNIFNLTGQKFLEWKEDVIMNLETQGLEHTIWEVKKKYPTDGTQATKIRDSLVERFEQHKWKNLRFFGFKSPSEYSSTLYRIASMLKYCEHPVTNAEMIECTLFTFHPSNIIVRQQYRERNFKRYSALSVVLSLAEQHNGLVWKNHNTRRLGSQAVCGTHSMETHVPEAHVLANKGRGNYNDCGRGRKLYDEKEEDEDKVVEILMDI from the exons ATGACAGAGATTACCAAAAGATTATTCAATATATTCAACTTAACTGGTCAAAAATTCTTAGAATGGAAAGAAGATGTCATCATGAACTTAGAAACTCAAGGACTTGAACATACCATATGggaagtaaaaaaaaagtatCCGACAGATGGAACTCAAGCTACCAAAATAAGG GACTCCCTTGTTGAAAGATTTGAACAGCACAAGTggaaaaatttaagattttttggtttCAAATCTCCCAGTGAGTATAGTTCAACATTATATAGAATTGCATCAATGTTGAAATACTGTGAGCACCCGGTGACTAATGCAGAAATGATTGAATGCACTTTATTTACTTTTCATCCATCAAATATTATTGTGCGACAACAATATAGGGaaagaaattttaaaagatattcAGCTCTGAGTGTAGTACTCTCACTGGCTGAACAACATAATGGTCTTGTATGGAAAAATCATAATACGAGACGTCTTGGATCTCAAGCTGTCTGTGGGACACATTCTATGGAAACACATGTGCCTGAAGCACATGTTCTTGCAAATAAAGGTCGTGGAAATTATAATGATTGTGGTAGAGGACGCAAACTTTATGACGAAAAGGAAGAGGATGAGGATAAGGTCGTGGAAATTTTAATGGACATATAG